One stretch of Punica granatum isolate Tunisia-2019 chromosome 5, ASM765513v2, whole genome shotgun sequence DNA includes these proteins:
- the LOC116208057 gene encoding mitochondrial import inner membrane translocase subunit TIM14-1 isoform X1: MAVTTPLMAGIAVAAAAYASRYGIQAWQAFKTRPPKLRKFYEGGFQPVMTKREAALILGVRERTPADKVREAHRRVMVANHPDAGGSHYLASKVNEAKDVMLGKTKGGESAF; encoded by the exons ATG GCTGTCACAACACCATTGATGGCTGGTATTGCAGTAGCAGCAGCTGCTTATGCTAGTAGATATGGAATACAGGCATGGCAGGCATTCAAGACAAGACCTCCAAAGTTGCGCAAATTTTATGAAGGTGGTTTTCAGCCTGTCATGACAAAAAGAGAAGCGGCTCTAATCCTTGGGGTCAG GGAAAGGACTCCAGCTGATAAGGTGAGAGAAGCACATAGAAGAGTTATGGTCGCAAACCATCCCGATGCAGGGGGTAGCCACTACCTTGCGTCTAAAGTCAACGAAGCGAAAGATGTGATGCTTGGAAAAACCAAAGGCGGTGAATCTGCGTTCTGA
- the LOC116206757 gene encoding 40S ribosomal protein S23 isoform X2 codes for MGKTRGMGAGRKLKSHRRRQRWADKAYKKSNLGNEWKKPFAGSSHAKGIVLEKIGIEAKQPNSAIRKCARVQLIKNGKKIAAFVPNDGCLNYIEENDEVLIAGFGRKGHAVGDIPGVRFKVVKVSGVSLLALFKEKKEKPRS; via the exons ATGGG GAAGACACGTGGAATGGGAGCTGGACGCAAGTTGAAGTCCCACCGCAGGAGGCAAAGGTGGGCTGACAAGGCTTACAAGAAGTCCAATCTTGGCAATGAGTGGAAGAAGCCATTTGCTGGTTCTTCCCATGCCAAGGGCATTGTTCTTGAGAAGAT AGGTATTGAAGCTAAGCAGCCAAACTCTGCCATTCGGAAGTGTGCTAGGGTTCAGCTGATAAAGAACGGAAAGAAGATTGCTGCCTTCGTTCCCAACGATGGTTGCTTGAATTACATTGAGGAGAAT GACGAGGTGTTGATTGCTGGATTCGGTCGTAAGGGACACGCCGTCGGAGATATTCCTGGAGTTAGATTCAAGGTTGTTAAGGTCTCCGGTGTCTCACTTCTTGCTCTCTtcaaggagaagaaggagaagccCAGATCTTAA
- the LOC116208056 gene encoding uncharacterized protein LOC116208056 isoform X1, which translates to MRMTEVRTATASSWHDELASLLDDSVAHDPLEVRKPGYVSPGDDSVESESVKEQAKEFVKAWAEMMLDLAKGFKDIAEQSLMTDDSFVVQKLGKPCAKVTGKLSFLNEYLPEDRDPVHAWPVILFVVIVALAALGLNSGDDRTAALVKKVQVHPPSAARIQLPDGRHIAYDQLGIPADRARHTIIIPHPLLFSRLTGIPRVEAAVLEEYGVRLVTYDLPGFGESDPHPGRDLNSSAFDMLHLADAVGVGDKFWLLGYSSASMHVWAALKYIPHRVAGAAFIAPMINPYEPSMNKEERYGTWANWSRRRKLIYFLARRFPNFLSILYRRKFLSGEHGHVDDWLSFSMGQKDEALTNEEVFEEFWYRNVEESIRQGDIAPFVEESVLQVSNWGFKLADLQVQRKCHTKGLVPWLKSIYSQAECELTGFLGPIHVWQGMDDELVPPSMTDYITRVLRQATVHRLSNEGHFSYFFFCAECHRQILSTLFGAPQGPLEIQVVEDPIKPIDTMPE; encoded by the exons A TGAGGATGACGGAGGTGAGGACGGCGACCGCGAGCTCGTGGCACGATGAGCTGGCGAGTCTGCTCGACGACTCGGTGGCGCACGACCCGCTCGAGGTGAGGAAACCCGGGTACGTCTCACCGGGCGACGACTCGGTCGAGTCGGAGAGCGTGAAGGAGCAGGCGAAGGAGTTCGTGAAGGCTTGGGCAGAGATGATGCTCGACCTGGCGAAAGGGTTCAAGGACATTGCGGAGCAGAGCTTGATGACGGATGACTCGTTCGTGGTGCAAAAGCTGGGGAAGCCATGTGCAAAGGTCACGGGGAAATTGAGTTTTCTGAATGAGTACTTGCCCGAGGATCGGGATCCTGTTCACGCCTGGCCCGTGATCTTGTTCGTCGTCATCGTCGCTCTTGCAG CACTGGGCTTAAATAGTGGAGATGACAGAACCGCCGCACTTGTTAAGAAAGTTCAAGTACATCCTCCTAGTGCTGCCCGCATACAGCTTCCGGATGGCAGACACATTGCCTATGATCAACTAGGCATTCCCGCTGATAGAGCTAGACATACCATCATAATTCCGCATCCACTGCTTTTCTCGAGACTCACAG GTATTCCGAGAGTGGAAGCAGCAGTACTAGAAGAGTATGGCGTTCGCTTGGTGACATATGATCTTCCTGGTTTTGGAGAGAGTGATCCTCATCCTGGAAGAGACCTGAATTCTTCAGCATTCGATATGCTGCACCTGGCAGATGCTGTAGGTGTTGGTGACAAGTTCTGGCTGCTAGGCTATTCAAGTGCATCAATGCACGTATGGGCAGCTCTCAAGTACATTCCTCACAGGGTGGCTG GGGCAGCATTTATTGCGCCAATGATTAATCCATATGAACCGAGCATGAATAAGGAAGAGAGGTATGGAACTTGGGCCAACTGGAGTCGGAGAAGGAAACTCATTTACTTCCTGGCTCGGAGGTTCCCAAACTTCCTCTCCATCTTATATCGCCGGAAATTTCTGTCTGGAGAGCACGGCCATGTTGATGATTGGTTATCCTTTTCCATGGGGCAGAAG GATGAAGCTTTGACCAACGAAGAAGTTTTCGAAGAATTCTGGTATAGGAATGTAGAGGAATCAATCCGCCAGGGCGATATTGCTCCATTCGTGGAGGAATCTGTGCTACAGGTGTCGAACTGGGGTTTCAAGTTGGCTGATCTCCAAGTGCAGAGGAAATGCCACACTAAAGGATTAGTTCCTTGGCTCAAGTCCATCTACAGCCAAGCAGAGTGCGAATTAACGGGATTTCTTGGCCCGATACATGTTTGGCAG GGAATGGACGATGAGCTAGTCCCACCATCGATGACGGACTACATCACTCGAGTTCTTCGACAAGCGACAGTCCATAGGCTCTCAAACGAAGGCCATTTCtcttatttcttcttttgtgcTGAATGTCACAGGCAGATTTTGTCCACTTTGTTTGGAGCTCCCCAAGGCCCGCTAGAGATTCAAGTGGTAGAGGATCCGATCAAACCCATAGACACAATGCCAGAATGA
- the LOC116207623 gene encoding protein IQ-DOMAIN 1, with the protein MGRKGSWFSSVKKALSPESKEKSGKSKKKWFGKEKHVATHSGHTEAAPEPTLPPPSHPHQNVEDVTLINEHKEETKDVSALTNVAVESVAQTATEVLTVSTVSRFAGKSKEEIAAIRIQTAFRGYQARRALRALRGLVRLKSLIEGPAVKRQVNNTMKCMQTLARLQSQIHSRRLRMSEENQALQRQLLQNRAKELELKIVEEWDDSLQSKEQIEASLLKKFEATMRRERALAYSFTHQQTWKNQSKLMNPMFLDPSNPAWGWSWLERWMAARPWEKDTVNEQSSTKSTGVNIAGEISKSYARYQLNSDKNNSPTASQKSTHFNSFPSPSAPAKPTPPSGPRNKLKPSNSPRSSMGGPEDDSKSMLSVQSEQTRRHSIGVASSVRDDESLASSPSVPSYMVATQSARAKSRLQSPLGPDSNGKPEKVSPVIAKKRLSYPPSPGRPRRHSGPPKVNTSIISENSVTSGVAT; encoded by the exons ATGGGGAGAAAAGGAAGCTGGTTTTCTTCCGTAAAGAAGGCACTCAGCCCCGAATCAAAGGAG AAATCGGGTAAATCAAAGAAGAAATGGTTTGGGAAGGAAAAGCATGTGGCTACCCATTCGGGTCATACTGAAGCTGCCCCAGAACCGACTCTGCCTCCCCCTTCTCATCCTCATCAAAATGTGGAGGATGTGACACTGATCAATGAGCACAAGGAAGAGACCAAGGATGTCTCGGCTTTGACTAATGTGGCCGTTGAATCAGTTGCTCAGACTGCCACAGAGGTTTTAACCGTCAGCACAGTTAGTCGGTTTGCTGGAAAATCCAAAGAAGAGATTGCAGCCATAAGGATTCAGACAGCATTCCGAGGTTACCAG GCAAGAAGGGCATTGAGAGCACTGAGAGGACTTGTCAGGTTGAAGTCGTTGATCGAAGGGCCAGCAGTGAAACGCCAAGTCAACAATACAATGAAGTGCATGCAGACTCTTGCTCGCTTGCAGTCTCAAATCCATTCTAGGAGGCTGAGAATGTCGGAGGAGAATCAGGCTCTTCAGAGACAGCTATTGCAGAATCGAGCAAAGGAGCTTGAGTTGAAA ATTGTGGAGGAATGGGATGACAGTCTACAGTCCAAGGAACAGATTGAGGCGAGCCTACTGAAGAAGTTCGAGGCTACCATGAGAAGGGAAAGAGCCCTTGCCTATTCATTTACCCATCAG CAAACTTGGAAGAACCAATCCAAATTGATGAATCCGATGTTCCTTGACCCGAGCAATCCTGCATGGGGCTGGAGCTGGTTGGAGAGGTGGATGGCTGCTCGGCCCTGGGAGAAAGACACAGTCAATGAACAGTCGTCCACAAAGAGCACGGGCGTCAACATTGCAGGAGAAATCAGCAAATCATACGCCCGCTATCAGCTAAATTCCGACAAGAACAATTCTCCAACTGCGAGCCAAAAGTCTACGCACTTCAACAGTTTCCCATCCCCATCAGCACCTGCCAAGCCAACTCCACCATCAGGCCCTCGTAATAAGCTGAAGCCCAGCAACAGCCCTAGGTCGAGCATGGGAGGCCCTGAGGACGATTCTAAGAGTATGCTCAGCGTCCAGTCAGAGCAGACTCGAAGGCATAGCATCGGGGTGGCTTCTTCTGTTCGGGATGATGAGAGCCTTGCGAGCTCGCCTTCTGTCCCAAGCTACATGGTGGCAACGCAATCTGCCAGGGCCAAGTCTAGGCTCCAGAGTCCATTGGGGCCTGACAGCAATGGAAAGCCCGAGAAAGTATCCCCAGTAATTGCAAAGAAGAGGCTCTCTTATCCTCCCTCTCCTGGTAGGCCTAGACGGCATTCGGGTCCTCCAAAGGTGAACACGAGCATCATCTCAGAGAACAGTGTGACGAGCGGAGTTGCCACTTAA
- the LOC116208057 gene encoding mitochondrial import inner membrane translocase subunit TIM14-1 isoform X2, producing MAGIAVAAAAYASRYGIQAWQAFKTRPPKLRKFYEGGFQPVMTKREAALILGVRERTPADKVREAHRRVMVANHPDAGGSHYLASKVNEAKDVMLGKTKGGESAF from the exons ATGGCTGGTATTGCAGTAGCAGCAGCTGCTTATGCTAGTAGATATGGAATACAGGCATGGCAGGCATTCAAGACAAGACCTCCAAAGTTGCGCAAATTTTATGAAGGTGGTTTTCAGCCTGTCATGACAAAAAGAGAAGCGGCTCTAATCCTTGGGGTCAG GGAAAGGACTCCAGCTGATAAGGTGAGAGAAGCACATAGAAGAGTTATGGTCGCAAACCATCCCGATGCAGGGGGTAGCCACTACCTTGCGTCTAAAGTCAACGAAGCGAAAGATGTGATGCTTGGAAAAACCAAAGGCGGTGAATCTGCGTTCTGA
- the LOC116208056 gene encoding uncharacterized protein LOC116208056 isoform X2: MTEVRTATASSWHDELASLLDDSVAHDPLEVRKPGYVSPGDDSVESESVKEQAKEFVKAWAEMMLDLAKGFKDIAEQSLMTDDSFVVQKLGKPCAKVTGKLSFLNEYLPEDRDPVHAWPVILFVVIVALAALGLNSGDDRTAALVKKVQVHPPSAARIQLPDGRHIAYDQLGIPADRARHTIIIPHPLLFSRLTGIPRVEAAVLEEYGVRLVTYDLPGFGESDPHPGRDLNSSAFDMLHLADAVGVGDKFWLLGYSSASMHVWAALKYIPHRVAGAAFIAPMINPYEPSMNKEERYGTWANWSRRRKLIYFLARRFPNFLSILYRRKFLSGEHGHVDDWLSFSMGQKDEALTNEEVFEEFWYRNVEESIRQGDIAPFVEESVLQVSNWGFKLADLQVQRKCHTKGLVPWLKSIYSQAECELTGFLGPIHVWQGMDDELVPPSMTDYITRVLRQATVHRLSNEGHFSYFFFCAECHRQILSTLFGAPQGPLEIQVVEDPIKPIDTMPE, translated from the exons ATGACGGAGGTGAGGACGGCGACCGCGAGCTCGTGGCACGATGAGCTGGCGAGTCTGCTCGACGACTCGGTGGCGCACGACCCGCTCGAGGTGAGGAAACCCGGGTACGTCTCACCGGGCGACGACTCGGTCGAGTCGGAGAGCGTGAAGGAGCAGGCGAAGGAGTTCGTGAAGGCTTGGGCAGAGATGATGCTCGACCTGGCGAAAGGGTTCAAGGACATTGCGGAGCAGAGCTTGATGACGGATGACTCGTTCGTGGTGCAAAAGCTGGGGAAGCCATGTGCAAAGGTCACGGGGAAATTGAGTTTTCTGAATGAGTACTTGCCCGAGGATCGGGATCCTGTTCACGCCTGGCCCGTGATCTTGTTCGTCGTCATCGTCGCTCTTGCAG CACTGGGCTTAAATAGTGGAGATGACAGAACCGCCGCACTTGTTAAGAAAGTTCAAGTACATCCTCCTAGTGCTGCCCGCATACAGCTTCCGGATGGCAGACACATTGCCTATGATCAACTAGGCATTCCCGCTGATAGAGCTAGACATACCATCATAATTCCGCATCCACTGCTTTTCTCGAGACTCACAG GTATTCCGAGAGTGGAAGCAGCAGTACTAGAAGAGTATGGCGTTCGCTTGGTGACATATGATCTTCCTGGTTTTGGAGAGAGTGATCCTCATCCTGGAAGAGACCTGAATTCTTCAGCATTCGATATGCTGCACCTGGCAGATGCTGTAGGTGTTGGTGACAAGTTCTGGCTGCTAGGCTATTCAAGTGCATCAATGCACGTATGGGCAGCTCTCAAGTACATTCCTCACAGGGTGGCTG GGGCAGCATTTATTGCGCCAATGATTAATCCATATGAACCGAGCATGAATAAGGAAGAGAGGTATGGAACTTGGGCCAACTGGAGTCGGAGAAGGAAACTCATTTACTTCCTGGCTCGGAGGTTCCCAAACTTCCTCTCCATCTTATATCGCCGGAAATTTCTGTCTGGAGAGCACGGCCATGTTGATGATTGGTTATCCTTTTCCATGGGGCAGAAG GATGAAGCTTTGACCAACGAAGAAGTTTTCGAAGAATTCTGGTATAGGAATGTAGAGGAATCAATCCGCCAGGGCGATATTGCTCCATTCGTGGAGGAATCTGTGCTACAGGTGTCGAACTGGGGTTTCAAGTTGGCTGATCTCCAAGTGCAGAGGAAATGCCACACTAAAGGATTAGTTCCTTGGCTCAAGTCCATCTACAGCCAAGCAGAGTGCGAATTAACGGGATTTCTTGGCCCGATACATGTTTGGCAG GGAATGGACGATGAGCTAGTCCCACCATCGATGACGGACTACATCACTCGAGTTCTTCGACAAGCGACAGTCCATAGGCTCTCAAACGAAGGCCATTTCtcttatttcttcttttgtgcTGAATGTCACAGGCAGATTTTGTCCACTTTGTTTGGAGCTCCCCAAGGCCCGCTAGAGATTCAAGTGGTAGAGGATCCGATCAAACCCATAGACACAATGCCAGAATGA
- the LOC116206757 gene encoding 40S ribosomal protein S23 isoform X1 has translation MNSYRKTRGMGAGRKLKSHRRRQRWADKAYKKSNLGNEWKKPFAGSSHAKGIVLEKIGIEAKQPNSAIRKCARVQLIKNGKKIAAFVPNDGCLNYIEENDEVLIAGFGRKGHAVGDIPGVRFKVVKVSGVSLLALFKEKKEKPRS, from the exons ATGAATTCATACAGGAAGACACGTGGAATGGGAGCTGGACGCAAGTTGAAGTCCCACCGCAGGAGGCAAAGGTGGGCTGACAAGGCTTACAAGAAGTCCAATCTTGGCAATGAGTGGAAGAAGCCATTTGCTGGTTCTTCCCATGCCAAGGGCATTGTTCTTGAGAAGAT AGGTATTGAAGCTAAGCAGCCAAACTCTGCCATTCGGAAGTGTGCTAGGGTTCAGCTGATAAAGAACGGAAAGAAGATTGCTGCCTTCGTTCCCAACGATGGTTGCTTGAATTACATTGAGGAGAAT GACGAGGTGTTGATTGCTGGATTCGGTCGTAAGGGACACGCCGTCGGAGATATTCCTGGAGTTAGATTCAAGGTTGTTAAGGTCTCCGGTGTCTCACTTCTTGCTCTCTtcaaggagaagaaggagaagccCAGATCTTAA